A segment of the Entomomonas moraniae genome:
GGAACGTATTCTTTATATTCATTGCGCGTATTACTCCAACCAATCACTTTATCAACAGAAAAAACTTCATAATGTCCTGCTGTATTGATACTGGGTAAAATATGATATTCATTATCAGTACCTGTAAAGTTAATTGGCATGGCATTATGCGAAAATAAATTAACAACGGGGGTACAATTTAATTTGATGTTTTCTTTCGTTGGCTGAATACGCTGCATATTTGCCCGACGAATATTAAAACGTACCATGATACCTTTTGTTTTTTCTAATAGATCTTCTGGCAATGTTTTTAAAGTATCCATTCGCTCAAGATCTACAAACAAAAACTTATCCTGAAACGCAAAATACTCTTGAATATAACGATAACCACGAAATGTATTTTCTGGATAGGGCAATAAGGCTTCATCTTCTGCATATCCCACAGCTTTAATATGCTCTGGCCCAATAGTCTTTACTCCTAAAACATTGCCATTGCTATCTGTAAAAGATTCACCTTTTTCATTTAATGGTACTAGCTGAATAGTATCAATGTGTCTTAATAAGCACAAATAAAGCATTTGGCTAATATAACGCTCGCCTGTCAAGTGTAATCTAAGCTTATCAAGAGGTGCACCTACTAAATTACCCTCGCCCTTAAGCATTAACTTTAAACTAAGAACTGCACCACCGTTTTTAATGGCATAATCCACATCATCCAAATCGAGTGCATTAATCTTGGTTTCATAACAGGTTTGAAATTGACAAACCGTTCCCTCGACAGGAGTGGAGTTAACCACAGAATGCCTTGCCAAAGTGACACTTTCTTCTGTTTCATCAAGAGCATCAAATTCAATAATACTAAAAGCAGGTAATGACCTCATATAATTAGGCCATAATAAATTCATTAATGAGTGAGCTAACTCTGGTAGCTCATCATCGAGTCGTTGCCTTAAACGTCCTGTTAAAAAGGCAAAACTTTCTAATAACCGCTCAACATCAGGATCACGACTACCATCACCTATGAAAGGAGCTAACGCAGGATTCCTTTGTGCAAACTGTTTACCCATACGACGTAAAGCAGTTAACTCTTGCAGGTAATAATAATTAAATGACACTGAAACTCCTTAGAAGTTTATCTGCTATTATTAATAACGTTTATTTATCTTCACTTGCCCAGAACCATTTAAAGAAGCACCAAATGAAACCTCTCTTTTGATTCCATCAACTTCTATCATTCCTTCAATACTAAATGACAGGTTTAATGGATCATGCGTTCTAGGTAGAGTAACAACTCTTACCTCAGACAATCTAGGCTCATACAACTCCACAAATCGCTCAATAGCGATACGCGATTGTTGTAAAGA
Coding sequences within it:
- the tssF gene encoding type VI secretion system baseplate subunit TssF, whose protein sequence is MSFNYYYLQELTALRRMGKQFAQRNPALAPFIGDGSRDPDVERLLESFAFLTGRLRQRLDDELPELAHSLMNLLWPNYMRSLPAFSIIEFDALDETEESVTLARHSVVNSTPVEGTVCQFQTCYETKINALDLDDVDYAIKNGGAVLSLKLMLKGEGNLVGAPLDKLRLHLTGERYISQMLYLCLLRHIDTIQLVPLNEKGESFTDSNGNVLGVKTIGPEHIKAVGYAEDEALLPYPENTFRGYRYIQEYFAFQDKFLFVDLERMDTLKTLPEDLLEKTKGIMVRFNIRRANMQRIQPTKENIKLNCTPVVNLFSHNAMPINFTGTDNEYHILPSINTAGHYEVFSVDKVIGWSNTRNEYKEYVPFESFEHDASFDVDEVRPFYFVRKEKSLTHDGLDTYLRFASKDSTLFTGDTLSIDLTCTNQNLPTQLRVGDICVASETIPDNLVFKNIVPPTTSYAPPIETGFLWRIISNMSLNYLSLADIEPLKVVLETYDFPRYYDQQHERISRRLLAGLKDIKYKPVDRLHKGLPFRGIRTELTIDPEGYIGDGDLFLFASVLNEFFILYVSLNSFHELVVHSTHNQTYRWPLRIGQQALL
- the tssE gene encoding type VI secretion system baseplate subunit TssE is translated as MSKYGSLFERLADIPATRNQFDDEAAITLSVANHLAKMLSTRAGSVQTLPDYGLPDLNDLNLSLHDSLQQSRIAIERFVELYEPRLSEVRVVTLPRTHDPLNLSFSIEGMIEVDGIKREVSFGASLNGSGQVKINKRY